From the genome of Glycine soja cultivar W05 chromosome 14, ASM419377v2, whole genome shotgun sequence:
agttagaaACTAATATGCAACAAGGGTACAAAGTCAgagactaaattgcctatttacttgttttgttatcatcaaatgacttGACATCCTTTAGGAGGCATGTTCACTTGTCATGCCACATCATCATTTAGTGTCACGTTAAATAGTCCacgtgacactaaaattgaTCTCACTAACAgcgttattttaaaatttaacggaaggactattttgcaacactcaTACAAAAATAAggactattttaaatttaacattaagttaggaactaatatgcaaaatgaatACAATCTCAGAGACTAAATTGTCTATTCactccaattaaaattttacagcACAGATTCCAAACGAATAAGATCACATAATACCTTCAATTCCCGCAGCAACCTTGACATCTATCTGATCCACTACTTTCAATTGCACAACATCAAAGAAACGATAGTACACATAATCAGCCTTTGCTTCACCTGACGGTTGCGGATTCCCAACGTCCTTAGAAATGCAAACAACATTGCATTTCCCTACAATAGCTTCCTGGTGCAAACAACAAGCAAAACattcaaaacgacacaaaaatatccaacaatattaaaaaaaaatggacaaaAACACTCGAACAAACAGAAAAACGTCCAACACTCAAAACAACCGAAAAATGTCCAACGCTCAAAACGACAGAAAAAAGACCAACACATCTAATGGAGAGAAAACAAGCTCAGAATCCAAAACTTACCAAGACGACAGAAACAGGTTCAGTATTCGCGAAGTAAATACTCAAAacgacataaaaaaaaacagccAAAGAAATACTCAAACGACAGAAAATGGCAAACACTTAAAAACGCCAGAAAACAGGTTCAAAATCCGAAACTTACCAAAGCATCGGAAGCAAACACTCAAAACGACAGAAAAATAGCCAATAATACTCAAAACGACAGAGCAGAGATTCAGAATCCAAAACATACCAAAGGATTGACATTGGCAAAGCCCTTGGCGCCGTCGCCGCCGCACGCGAGGAACAACTCGTTCGGCTTCACTTCGATCCCAACCAAGTACTTGCAGATCTCGGCGGGGCGGAAGAACCACTGCACCTTCACCTTCCTGGACTTGTCGCGGGTCTCCCAGATCTTGATCAGCCTCCCGATGTGGGGCTCGCCACCGCCGATCCCGCTCTGGAGGCATACGGTGTCGTTTATGGCGTACTCGGCACCGTCGAAGGAGAATGACTCGTAGAACTGCACGTCCTTCTTTTTGCCTCCCATGCCTCGCTTCTTCCCCCAGGCGAAAGGGGACTCGAAGTCGAGACCGGATTCGGGATTGGAGTCGACAGCCATTGGTTCCGCCATGGGAGGGGTGGATAGAGGGAAGAGAGGAATTGCTGCACGGTTTGGAGAGAGCAGATAgcagttgtgtgtgtgtgagtaaTACAGGGATGACAACGGGACTCGTGTGGCTCCATGGGTGTTCAATGGTACGGTAATTTATGAATTCCAATGCACCTAAAtccattcaaataattaattggtttggttatttatatatttaagtcaGAATTTAATTAACCTGATTAAAATCATTTATGTATAAGTTTAGTAAtgagtttaaatttataaatttgatcaaaattaaactaattaaaaattttaaaattatttgatttggctttaaaatatttttatattgggaTTCCAAATATTAGAATTACAAGGGTTGGGACAACGATAAGTATTGAGATTActaatatttatattgttttgagatacattgttatttgttttatctttttttatatttattttttatattatagttataatattaatagatcatattttattcatttgtttcAACAAATCTGATTGTAGAAAAGTTTATTGCAAGAGAATAGTTTGTAGGACATGGTTATGATTTAGACTATTTAATaaatctcattaaaaaaatattttattttaatttgtattagtttATGTTAGAATATTATTGTGAtagtattaaataaatcaattttactattttctGACCTTTgataatattgtattaattGTATTGTATATTGGGATGAATCATGGTATATAATAGTAGttctaagaagaagaaaaaagatcaaatttaaatggATAACTTATTGGTGTGAATCAAACCAAGCCATTCATGAATGGGTTGGGTTGGGTTTCAAAAAAAAGTGtgaaaaccaaaccaaatcGATCAAATTTGATTGGGTTGGGTCCTGAATTTGGTCAAAATCTGTCTGAACCCACGAACACCCCTACTCTCTCCTTTATGTATCTCCAAAAGATGAGGATGGGTTCAGATACAAAAGAAAcgagtttaaaattttaatatccaTTCCTATGTAATTTTATTAGGATTGAGTATACTTGCATATCATTCACTTTTCcttttatatttgtaaataaaatatatattaaatttttaattatattttaattcaacaatatataaatttaatgacaaagaaattaaagattaaaaaattaagaattcaattatatttttagttaaatgtatatttttaagtttgttatttaactattaagttaattattttatattttaaaaaattatgactaTAAAacctttaatatatattatgtgtatatatgttatgacaaaaaaattataagaatgtaATGATGGTGGGTACAAGTACGTGTACAAATATAATTTGGTATTCATCCCCGATTAGTAATACTTGTACCATACCCAATCAAAGTGAGTATTTCCCGTCAAAGTCAAAGCAGGTCTGAGGCAATACCCGCAGCTATGAGATTATTTGTCATGCCTATGTGTGATTCGTGCATTAGTGATAGTGTGGCCAACCGTGTTAGAACTGGACGATCCATCATTGGACCATCCATTATCCCTTAGTTTTGATGAACacaaagatataaatttgtGATGACTAATGAGTTACTTATAAGTGGACAGGACGTATGATTCAAACAAATATGGTAAGACTTCTCTTATCCTAAATAGTCATGATTATCGTCCACTATCCTTTACTGGAATCTGCCTTGTATTTAGTCATGGTCGATATCCATTTGTTAATTATGCTTAAAAAAGAATCAGATTATTACTTTAAGTGTGATCAAATTATTCTATTGTTATAAATATCCGTCTATATGAGGAATATTATACATCATAATATTACCTTTCCTTTTATAAATCACTAACATTTGAAATCATAATATGTAGGATagttttaaaaacaattgaTCCGCAATTAGTCTCATTGAGGAGAACATATCACACTTGTCATAAATTGCACCAAGTCCATCTGTCCCCAGGTGGCACCAGAAGAATTAGATCAACAATGACCAAAAATTAAATGGACAAGATTCCACAATGTACTGATCATCCTCCTCTTTTAAAAGGCACATAAAAACATCGCTCAAGATTGATGAATAACATTCATACATTGAAGAAAAAGTAGGAAAAAATCAAGAGAAATACTACTGTGAGAAAAATAGTACTCATAGAGTCTATCCTTTGCTTAGCAAAGTTCTTGTACTGAGTTTTACTTTATTGTACATGCACTTTTTGAGTGTTAGAATCAATGATTCTTCAAACTAATTGTTTGAGAAAGTTAGGAGTGACTTAGTGACAAAATAATACTTGAGTGTTCTTAGATTCAGGTGGAGTCTAAGGGTTGTGTTAGCCTGGAGAATATTTGTAAAGTCAGGAGTGACAGGTCAAAATACTTGTTGTAATCAATCATTGATTAGTAAAACCCTTTACTATTTTGTTAAGGACAATTGAATGTAGCTCAGGTTAAGTGAAGCAATGTAAACCAAGTGTTTATCATCATCTTTTTAAATGTGTTAAAATGATGAATATTTATAGGCAAAATTTGTGTAAATCGTTAAGGGTCATtcccaaaagatgtaactcttcaaaacacACATTTTTGtgcaatttcaaatttatgataatcgattacatgatgtggtaatcaattacatggaTTCCGGAActtgaaaaacaattttaacaCTTTTAAAAGAAACCTAAAGACttgatttaaattaatcaaatggCCAAATATACTTATTGGAAAAACCTTTTAACAATTTAACCTAAGTCTTGAATATTCTAATTGCTTGGCTTGTTCGTGTTCAAGATttttcatgttattttattttcgcCTTTCTGCCATTTgttttttggcatcatcaaaacctacaacATTACATAACCAGATTATTGTCCCCTGCATGCCAACATAGAGACCCACCCCTAGTAGCACCTCAGGTATCAAATCAATCCACCATGTTATGTCCTCGAATTACCAGACACAGCAAGGGCCATATTACATGCCAATATGA
Proteins encoded in this window:
- the LOC114383147 gene encoding protein ANTI-SILENCING 1-like, with amino-acid sequence MAEPMAVDSNPESGLDFESPFAWGKKRGMGGKKKDVQFYESFSFDGAEYAINDTVCLQSGIGGGEPHIGRLIKIWETRDKSRKVKVQWFFRPAEICKYLVGIEVKPNELFLACGGDGAKGFANVNPLEAIVGKCNVVCISKDVGNPQPSGEAKADYVYYRFFDVVQLKVVDQIDVKVAAGIEVKNVSNK